The DNA window GGCGCCCTGGTGCAGACCTACCTCACCACCAATACCGACCTGCACACAGCCGAGGCCTTCAAAAGACTGGTGGTGCGCCAACAGGGCGACACTCTGGTGCGCCTGGAAGACGTGGCCAGGGTGGAGCTGGGGGCCGAAGACTACGACACCGAGGCCAGTTTCAACGGCCAGACGGCGGTGTTCATGGGCATATTCCCGCTGCCCAATTCCAATACCATTTCGGTGATCCAAAGGGTGCGGGCCGACATGGACGCCCTGCAGGCCGACCTGCCCGCCGGCATGAGCGCCCATATCGGCTACGACGCCTCCGAATACATCGCCAGCGCTATCCAGGAGGTGCTGGGCACCCTGCTGGACACCCTGGCCATCGTCATCATCGTCATCTTCCTGTTCTTGGGATCGGTGCGCTCGGTGCTGGTGCCCATAGTGGCGATACCGGTCTCTTTGATCGGCGCCGTCTTTTTGATGCAGATCTTCGGCTTTACCCTGAACCTGCTGACCCTGCTGGCCATAGTGTTGTCGGTGGGCTTGGTGGTGGACGACGCCATAGTGGTGGTGGAAAACGTGGAGCGCCACCTGCGGGAAGGGCGCACCCCCAGGGAGGCGGCGCTGATTGGGGCCCGGGAGCTGGTGGGGCCGGTGATCGCCATGACCCTTACCTTGGCCGCCGTCTACACCCCCATTGGCCTGCAAGGGGGCCTGACCGGCGCCCTGTTCCGCGAGTTTGCCCTGACCCTGGCCGGGGCCGTGACCATCTCCGGCATAGTGGCCCTGACCCTGTCGCCGATGATGAGCGCCAAGCTGCTGCGCAGCGCCGACAAGGAAGAAAAGGGCTTTACCGGCTGGGTTAACCACAAGTTTGACCGGCTGCGCCTGGCCTATGGCCGGGCCCTGGCCGGGGTACTGAAGCGGCGCAGCGCCGTCTACGCCCTGTGGGGCGGGCTGAGCCTGATGGTGGTGCCCATGTACATGTTCTCTCCCAAGGAGCTGGCGCCCCTGGAAGACCAGGGCTTTATGTTCGGCATCCTCTATAACGCCGCCAACGCCTCGGCGGACCAAAAGCGCCACTACGGGGAGGCCGCCCAGCAGGTGTTTCTGGACACCCCAGAGTGCGATCTGACCTTCCAGATCCTGCTGTCCCCTTCCGATCCTTTTGCCGCCGCCCTGGACGTGGGGGGCTTTTCCGGCATGGTGGTCAAACCCTGGGACCAGCGCAGCCGTTCGGTGCGGGAGATACTGCCAGGGGTGCAGGCGGGACTGTCGGACATTCCCGGCATGCAGATCTTCGCCGCCCAGCCCCCGGCCCTGCCGGGGGGCTCCAACTTCCCCGTCGAATTCCTGCTGCTGTCCACCGACGAGCCCAAGCAGATGCTGGCCTACGCCCAGCAGCTGCAACAAAAGGCCATGGAAAGCGGGCTCTTTTACTTCCCGCCGCAGATTGATCTGAAAATCGACCAGCCCCAGGCCAGCATCGCCCTGGATCATGAAAAGCTGGCGGCCATGGGCCTGACCAACAGGGATCTGGGCCGGGATCTGGGGGCGGCCCTGGGGGGCAACTACGTCAACCGCTTCAATATCGACGGCCGCGCCTACAAGGTGATCCCCCAGCTGGCCAGGGCCGAGCGCCTCAATCCCGAGCAGCTGGAAAACCTCTATGTAACAGGCCCTGACGGCCAGCTGGTACCGGTCAGCACCTTTGCCCAGATTGAAAACAGCACAGTGCCCCGCAGCCTTAACCGCTTCCAGCAACTGAACGCCATCAAGCTGTCCGGCCTTACCGGCCGCCTGGACGAGGGCCTGAACGCCCTGGAGCAGGCCGCCGCCGAGATCTTGCCCCCCAACTACAGCATCAACTACACCGGTGAGTCCCGGCAGCTGCGCACCGAAGGGGGGAAATTCCTGCCGGCCCTGGGCATGGCGATATTGATGATCTTCCTGGTGCTGGCGGTGCAGTTTAATTCTTTCCGCGATCCCCTGGTGATCCTGCTGGGGTCGGTGCCCCTGGCCATGTTCGGCGCCCTGCTTTTTACCTTCTTGAAGATCCCCAACCCCGATATCGCCTTCTGGACCAACGGCTGGACCACCACCCTCAATATCTACGCCCAGGTGGGCCTGGTAACCCTGGTGGGGCTGGTGGCCAAGAACGGCATTCTTATCGTCGAGTTCGCCAACAAGCTGCAGGAGCAGGGCAATGCCAAGCTCGACGCCATCCACGACGCCGCCATGACTAGGCTAAGACCGGTGCTGATGACCTCGGTGGCCACGGTGGCCGGCCACTTCCCCCTGACCCTGGTCGACGGCCCCGGCGCTGCCGCCCGTAACTCCATCGGCTTGGTGCTGGTGGGGGGCATGGCCCTTGGCACCCTCTTCACCCTGTGGGTGGTGCCCAGCCTCTATATGCTGATCGCCAGGGACCACAGCAAGGACCGGGTGGCGGCAGAGGGGGTAGCGGCTTAGGCTGATGTGAGGCGCCTTGCTTTATTGGCAGGCAGGGTAGGGCGCACCCAGCGCCCCAACACTCACCCTGATAGGGGAAACGGCATGAAGATCCAGATAGTCACCATCTGCGGCAGCGTCAGACCCGGCAACTACAGCAACATGGCCCTGGCCTTGGCCATAGACGAGCTCAAAAAGGACCCCAAGGTAGAAGTGACCTCCATCCACCTTGAGGATTTGGACATGCCACTGCCCGGCTTGCCGGCTAAAAAGCCCGAGGCCATCAAGGCCTTTCAAGACAGCGTCAGCCAGGCCACCGGGGTACTGCTGGCGTCCCCCGAATACCATGGCGGCATCAGCAGCCCCATGAAGCTGGCCATAGACAACCTGGACTTTCCCTCCAAGCTGGCCGGTAAGCCGGTATCCATTCTGGGGGTAGCCGCCGGCACCATTGGGGCGGTCAAATCCAGCGAACAGCTGCGGGCCATCTGCGCCCACGTCGGCGCCGTCCCCTTGCCGCTGGCGGTCTCCATACCCCATGTCCATCAGGTCTTCGACCAGAATGGCCATTGCCAGGACCCCGCCATGGAAGCCCTTATCCGCCGCAGCGCCACCAGTCTGCTGGACTATATCAACAACGCCGTCTGCCCCAAACTGAGCCTGGAAGCCATATTGCGGGAAAAGGAGTCGGATTAGGGATTTTAATCGCCTGGCTGGATAGAGTGCCTGGGGACTCGGAATTAGAACCGGTGCTCTCCTATTCCAGATGTTTCCAAACGGCAAACTGGTTTATTTGTCGGGACTCGCCCCGGCGGGCGGCGTACTTTCTGGTTACGGCGGCCACCCATGGCATACGCCTGGGCTGAAAATAATCTTCGGCCTTACGGTCACATCCGTGCTTGAAGCAGCTCACTACATTCAACAGCGCCTACTAGCGTAGTGTTAAGGACGCTGACTAAAGTTGGTCATGAGTATATTGAGATGTGGGTATTGGCATATTCAGTTCTGACTGAAAATCAAGCTTCTTGATTCTTGCAGTAATGATTATAAGAGCTATTCTTCAATGTGAATGTATAACTTGTTGAAATCTAAGCAGGGTCTCAGAGGATATTCACATGGCTGTGTCACTTCAAGAGCTTGGCGATCAAGTTAAGGCGGCTAGGAATGATAAAGGAGTATCGCAAGAGGCTCTGGCGCAGACTTTAGGAGATGGATTTAATCGCTCTCAAATAGCCCATCTCGAACAGGGAATTCGAGTTCCACCCGAAGGTGTGCTTGCTGATATATGCACTAAGTTGGGTGTTCCTAAGAGATACTGGGAACCCTTTACGGACCCAGAGTTCAGGCTGAGGCTAGATTTTGAAGAAGCTATTTCGGAGTTGGTTGGTGAGCCAATTACTCTAAGATTCGTAGATGAACATGCTGATAAGGTTGCTAATAAGTATGTACAAATGTATTTCTCAAAAGGTCGAAGCGAGCAGCAGTCATTAGATTTTATAAATTCAATATTAGTTTTCTATGATGTGACACCGATGTCACGAGAGTTCTTTACCAAGTATTTGAAGGTCGATTCGACCAAATCACCCAAGGATCTTTTGGATGGTGTGAGAGAGTTTCAAAAGGAAGCTATAAGATTGTTTAGCACCTTCAGAGAAGCATACCGAGAAATGAACAAAACAGGTGGGCTTGAACTTCATCGTAAGCCTCTTGAGCCAAGGGATCTTTCTGAATATCACAGCAGAGAACCGTGGGAGGAAATAGAGTTAGTTCCCGAAGTAAGGCTTCCTGATTTAGGATATATTTCGGCGAAAGCTGCCAGGGAGGAAGCAAACGAAAGGCGGGTGATTTCTGACTTCTTGAGAGAGACCGCAGACAGAATAGAGCAGGAAGGAAAACAGATAATAGAGCAGTATTCGACTAAGAAGAAACTGAAGATGAGCTCGCTTTTAAGAAAATTTGAATCTCATCTGGAACACGATTTTATGTCTACTCTATTTAGTCCCGATCCTAATATGCTGCGTCGAGAAGCAGATGTTATTGCTCCAAAGGATACTAAGGACTTGGATCGTATAGCAAGTACGCAAGCACAAGCCCAGAGAAATCTCGCGAGGTACTTGGCTGCTGACTATTTAGACGTCTATGTAGCTACCTCAATGAGGGTCGATGCAGATTTCATATCTGTGAATAGATTCACTCAGAATTTATTTTGTCATCCAGATGTGAAAAAGCTAAACCTAAGATTCTTTAACCCAACTCAAAGTTGGATTGACGATCGAGTAGCAAAAGGATTAGTCGAAGCATTGATGTTGAGGCGCTCTCAAATGACCATATATATGGCTCAGAAAGGAGACACATTTGGTAAAGACTCTGAGGCATCAGTAGCTTTAGGCCAGGGTAAGCCCGTGATTGTTTATGTTCCTAAACTGACATTTAAGAATATAGATTCTGAAATAATAGGGGCATTACCTAGGAGTGAACTAGAAAGATTCATAACTAGTGAAGGAAGTGCTGATGACGTTGAGTCTGACCCTACTATGGATCAAGATGCACTAGTTTCGAGACTGTTAACAATAAGGCTTGAGAAAATTAATGACTCTTCACTAACAACTATCGTGAAAGAGCATTGGGCCGACTTTGATCTTTACGGGGAAGACTTACGTGTTGGTAAAGAAGAAAGTAGTAAAGGAAAGCTTAGGGAAGTTTATCGTTCCTGGTTGGATGATATTATAAAGCATGATCGAAATACGCCCGTTCCAACGGCGATAAAAGCTGATGTTGTAGGTATTCTCGTTGCTACATCTATGCGTTTCGAGGGGCGAGCTAAAGTTTTCCGGGATGTTCATCCTCTAGCTTTACAAGTTATTGTTAGTACAGGCGTTTTGAATGGTATTCTCGTTGCTAGGTCTGTTGATTCTTGTGCGAAGTTAATTGAAAACTTAATTAAAAATGACCTTGAGTTTGAGTTGTGCCCTGAAGCAGAAAACTATCGGTTGGTTGAGCGTAGTACAATGTCAACTGCTCGAGTCATTTCAAGGCACACATTAATTAAAAATTCGTTTTCGTCATTTTATTCAAGAGAAAACAAATAGTCTGATTTTATTCTGTGGTCTTAAGCATATCTATATGCGCTATCCCATCCTCAAGATACTCCTCACCCTCCGCCACAAACCCATAGCGCCCATAAAACCCCTGCAAATGGGCTTGGGCCCCTAATTTCACGGGTAAACCGGGGAAGCGCTCGGCGATAAAAGCCAGGGCCTTTTCCATCATGGCGTGGCCCAGTTTGCGGTCCCTGGCCGAGGCGTCGGTTACAACCCGGCCTATGATCACCCGGCCTTTATTCAGAGCCGGGTCGAGGATGCGCAGGTAAGCGAGGAGCTTGCCTTGCTCCCAGGCCAGCAGGTGGTAGGTGTCGCCGATGAGATCGCTGCCGTCCACTTCCTGGTAGGGGCAGTTTTGTTCCACCACGAAAACGGCGGTACGAAGGGCCAGGGCGGCGTACAGCTCGGCGGCACTCAATTGCTGCTGGTGCTTGATATCCCAGTTCATAGGTAGGGCAAAAATCCTTTAAAACGGCCAAAGGCGTCGAGGCTGTCGGGGGTAAAGGCGGGGCCGGGGCTGGCCAGCACCTTGTCGAGGGCCAGCCATTCATAGCCGGTCACTTCGTCGTCCTGGGGGCTGATGGGGCCGTCATGGCGGCAACCGTAGACAGTGGCAAAGCTGTAGTTGCCGGCGCTTTTATGGCGAAACTTGCCCATCAGCACCAGGGGGGCTTCTATACCCAGCTCTTCGGCCAGTTCCCGTTTGGCCGAGTCCAGGTAGCTTTCCTGCCAGTCCACCACGCCGCCGGCGGCGAGATCCCTTAGGCCCGGACAATATCCCTTGTGTGGGGAGCGGGTCTGCACGCAGAGGCGATGCTGGCTGTCGAGGACAAAGATAAAGGTGGTGCGGTGGATGTCGCGGCCAAAGGCGAACTGGCTGCGCAGCACCCGGGCCAGGGGCTGGTCGGTGTCGTCCACCTGGACCATCCATTCCTCATGCATAGCGCTGCTCCAAAATCTTGCGCACCAGCGGCCTTAGGATCAGCTCCATGGCCAGGCCCATCTTGCCGCCGGGCACCACCAGGGTGTTCATGCGGGAGATGAAGGAGCCGTGGATCATCTGCAGCAGGTAGGGAAAATCCACCTGGGGCATGTTGCGAAAACGCACCACCACCAGGGTTTCGTCGGCGGTGGGAATGGCCTTGGCCGAGAAGGGGTTGGAGGTATCCACCATGGGCACCCGCTGGAAGTTGATATGGGTGCGGGAGAACTGCGGGGTGATGAAGTTGAAGTAGTCGTCCATGGAGCGAACGATGGACTCGCGCACCTTCTCGCGGCTGTGGCCCCGTTCCTCGGTGTCACGGATGATCTTCTGGATCCATTCGAGGTTGACGATGGGCACCATGCCGATCAGCAGGTCCACATGCTGGGCCACGTCCACATGGTCGGTCTTCACGCCGCCGTGCAGCCCTTCGTAGAACATCAGGTCGGTGTTCTCCGGCAGGCTCTGCCAGGAGGTAAAGGTGCCGGGCAGCTGGTTGTGGGGCACCGCTTCGTCAAAGGTGTGCAGATATTTGCGGGTCTCCCCTGAGCCTTGCTTACCGTACTGGGCAAACAGGTGTTCCAGGCGTTCCAGGTCGTTGGACTCTTCTCCGAAATGGCTGATATGGCGCCCCTCGTCCCGGGCCCGGCGCACCGCCGCCTGCATTTCCTGGCGGGTGTAGCGGTGAAAGGCGTCGCCGTTGACGAAGGCGGCATTGACCCCTTCGGCGGCGAAAATGTGCTGGAAAGCCAGGCTGGTGGTGGTGGTACCGGCGCCGCTGGAGCCGGTAACCGCGATGACAGGGTGGCGTTTAGACATGGGGCACCTGATCCTTGGAGACGATGTTCAACGTTTCGTGATGCTCAGACCACAGCAGCACGGCCTCACCCCTGGCCAGTTGGGCCTTGACGGCCTCTACCTTGGCGGCCAGGGACACTTCCTGTTCCCCATAATCGGTGCCTTCGCGGAGCACGAAGTGCTCCAGTATGTTTTGCAGGGTGTCGGCGTCCAGGGCCTGCCAGGGCACGATCATGGTTGTTCCTTATAAGGGGCCGGGCTCCCCAGTGTAGCAAGAAAGCCGTTGCTGCCAATGGCCCTAGAACACCAGCATCAGGGCCAGCACCGTCATCAATACCGCCGTGAAACCGTCCACCAACTGCCAGGCCCTTGGCCGGGCCAGCAGCGGCGCCAGCTTGCTGGCCAGCAGGCTAAGCCCGAAGAACCACAGCAATGAGGTGCTCATGGCGCCGAAGGCAAAGGCCCATTTGGCGGGGCCTTGGTCCCCGGCCAGGGTGCCGATGATAAAGGCGGTTTCCAAGAACACCTGGGGGTTGGCCAGGGTCACGGCCAGGGCGGTGACCAGGGCCTGGCGACGGCTCAGGCGCCGCTCGGGCAGGGCGTTGAGACTGTGCATGTCCCTGACCCGCTTGGCAGCCTGCCAGGCCAGGTATAAGAGGTAGGCGGCCCCCAGCCATTGCAGTCCTTTGACCAGGGCCGGCATCTGGTTGAGGAAACTGGCCAGCCCCAGCACCCCCAGCAGGATAAACAGCAGGTCGAAGAAGCTGCATACGGCGGCCACCAGCCAGTGGTGTTCCCGTTTCAGTCCCTGGCTGAGCACAAAGGCATTCTGGGCGCCGATGGCGATGATCAGCCCCATGGCGGTCAGCAGTCCCTTGAAGAAAACAAGAATAAACATGCGAAATAGCCTGAAAAATATTCTGGCTGCCAGCCTAATGGCCTTGCTGTATTATAAAAAGAAATAATATCTCATAAGTTATTAAATTAAATCATGCAGCTGGATCCCAAACACCTGGCGGCCCTGGCCGCCGTCGTCGAGCAAGGTTCCTTCGAACAGGCCGCCCGTTGGCTAAGCCTGACCCAAGGCTCCATTTCCCTGCGTATCCGCGCCCTGGAAGAACGGCTGGGTGGCCCTGTGGTGGTGCGCAGCCAGCCCATACGCCTGACCGAACTGGGCCAGGTGCTCTACCGTCATTACCAGGAGCTGCAGCTGCTGTCGGCGGAGCTGGCGGCGCGCCTGCCCCAGCTTAACGACGAGCGGCCCCGCATCCGTATTGCCCTTAACGCCGACAGCCTGGCCACCTGGTTTTTGGACGCCGTGGCCCAGGTCAAGGACAAGCTGCTGGTGGACCTGCAGGTTTCCGACCAGGACGTGACCCACGAGAAGCTCAAGGACGGGGAAGTGCTGGCGGCGGTCAGCGCCTTCGGCCAGGCGGTGCAGGGCTGCAACGCCAACTTCCTGGGGGCCATGCCCTACACCGCCATCGCCAGTCCCGACTACGCCAGCGAATATTTCCCCAAGGGCCCCACCAGCGACGCCTTTCGCCAGGCCACCGCCATGGTCTACGGCCACCATGACCGCCTGTTGTTGCAGTTCCTCAACCCCTGGCAGCTTAAAGACGGCGACTTCCCGGTGCACACCATGCCGGCGGCCCAAAGCTTTGTGGACGCCGCCATCAAGGGCCTGGCCTGGACTTTGGTACCGGTCTGGCAGGCTCAGGAGGCCCTGGACAGCGGCAAGGTGGTGGAACTGACCCCCAAGGACCGCATCAAGGTGCGGCTCTATTGGCATCATCGCCGCCTGGACGCCGGCCCCTTGCAGTCCCTGACCGAGGCGGTGATGGCCGCTACCTTGCCCCTGCGTAAATAAGCATTAACTGTAACGTCACAAACTGGTCTGCCCTGTTGCCGCTCCTGAGAGGGCGGCAACCTGAACGTCCCTCTCCCATCACGGATAGATGGAGATAACAGATGAAAAAGACTGTGCTTTTTTCCCTGGTGGCTGCCCTGTGCACCGCCCCCGCCCTGGCGGCCAACGCCGACCGTCAGTTGGCCCTGGATCTGGCCCAAAGCCTGCCCCAATGGCAGCCGGCCAAGGTCAGTGCCGACTATGCCGTTCCCCTGACTAGCCTGGTGAAAAACCGCCACCTGGACAGCCTGGCCGCCCAGGCCCAGAGCCGCGAGCAGGCCAGCTTGCAGCGCCGTGGCCTGCAAGGGGAGGTGGACAACCTGTTGCAGGTGCGCCTGGCCCATCCCAGCATGAAAGCCGCCCTGGACAAGGGCCAGCAGCCGCTGGTGGCTTACGTGCCGGACGGTGACGAGTCCCAGTGGAGCGCCGTTGAGGCTTTTGCCGCCGACGGCACCAGCCGCATGCTCGACGTCCACCAACTGCCTGACCAGCCGGTATTCGTGCTGGGCCAGGACGGCCGTAAGGCCCAGCAGGCTGGCCTCAAACTGGTGCGCCGGGCCCTGGCGGACGCCGGTCTTAGTGCCCCTGTGAGCACCCAGGCCACGGCGCCCCTGTCCACCACCCTTATCCAGTCCATCAGGGCCAAGGACGACCAGGAGCCCTGGCTGCTGGGCAACGCCGAGGTCTTTGCGGTGGTAGCGGGCATAGACCCCTTCGCCGACGAGCCCCAGGTGGACATCGTCGACCTGCCCTATCTGGATGACGAGGACAAGACCTACTACCCCAACCAGATCCTGGTGTACTGGGACAGGTACCGCTGGGGTGCGGCGGACGTGGTGTTCTTCGAGCAGGACTCGGACTACAACTTCCAGGAACTGGCCGGCCTGCTGGTCAATGTCCTGGGCCAAGCCCTGGCTGCCGGTGGCGTGCCCGAAGCGCTGCCCTTCGCCCAACTGGGCCAGCAGATCATCAAGGCCATGCCGGCCAATTGGTTTACCAATGACGATGACTACATGGACGCCTTCTACACCCTGGAGCAGAACCAGGTGTACAGCAACTACCCCGGGGCCTCGGGCAACATCACCCTCAACCTGGTGCCCAAGACCATCAACCCCACCCAGTAATAAAAAAGCCTGCGAAAGCAGGCTTTTTCTTAGCGGTGTTGGTCCAGGAAGGCGGGGATCCGGCTTTCCAGCCAGTAGCGGGGCCGCCACAGGCTGCCGGCCACAAAGCCCACATGGCCCCCTTGGGCGCTCAGCTCCAGCTGTACCGCCGCGCTCAGCTCGGCTTCGCTGGGAATGGCCTTGGTGCTGATAAAGGGGTCGTCCTTGGCGTGCAGGATAAGGGTTGGCCGGGCGATATGGCGCAGCAGCGGCTTGCTGGAGGCCCGGCTGTAGTAGTCGGCCACGCCGTTAAAACCGTGCAGGGGCGCCGTCACCTGGTTGTCGAACTGGTGGAAGTTGCTAAACAGCGCCGGGTTGTTCAAGTCCGGCATGGCGCTGGCCAGGGCCGGGTCGACGGCCTTGCGGGCCAGGCTGCCCTTGAGGCTTTGCAGCAGGTGGCGCTGGTAGAAGCGGGACAGGCCGCTTTGGATACGCTGGGAACAGGCGGCCAGATCCATGGGCGCCGATACCGCCACCGCCGCCTTGAGCAGGCCCTGCTGGCCGTCTTCCCCCAACCATTTGAGCAGCACATTGCCCCCCAGGGAGTAGCCCACTGCCATCAGCGGGGTCCTGGGGTAGCGCTGGGCCAAGTGCCCGGCCAGCCAGCGGGGGTCTTCGCTGTCGCCGCTGTGGTAGGCGCGGGGCAGCTTATTGGGCACACCGCCGCAGCCGCGAAAATGCATCACCGCCACCTGGTAGCCCTTTTTCAACAGGGCGTCCATCAGCCCCTGGGCATAGGGGGAATTGACCGAGCCTTCCAGGCCGTGCAATACCAACACCAAGGGCTTGTGGGGGTCGTCAACCAGAGGCTTGGGGGTGCAAAGGGCCAACTGATCGCCGTCCGGAGTGGCCAGCCACTCGCAGCGGGTCGCCACCCAGGGTTTGGACCTGTGCAGGGTGGGAAAGACGGTCTGGGCGTGGCAATTGCCCAGGCCCAAAGCGGGCGAAAAATGGCTTTCCGAGATCATAAAAACGCATCAACTCAAGCGAAGTGCTGCACACCATACTTGGCTTTTTAACCCAGGCCAAATGCCATTAGCCGATTGTTCTGTAAGCCAAAGCCCCGCCTTGGCTAAGGTGAGGAAAACAGGAGGGAAACCATGAAAGCATTGTTTTGGGCCTGGCTGGCCCTGCTGCCGGGACTGGCCCAGGCCATCACCACCGAGCAGGCTGAGGTAGAGGTACAGACCCTGGTTGAGGGCCTGGACCACCCCTGGGGCCTGGCCTTTATGCCGGACGGGCGCATGCTGGTTACCGAGCGCAGCGGCCAGCTGCGGCTGGTGGACAAAGACGGCAAGCTGAGCGACCCCATCAAGGGCCTGCCCCGTATCGCCGTGGCTGGCCAAGGAGGCCTGTTGGACGTGGCCTGGTATCAGGGCCAGGTCTATTTCAGTTATGCCGAGCCTGGTCCCAGGGCCGGCACCAACTCTACCGCCGTAGCCAGGGCCAGGCTGGAGGGGGACCGGCTCACCGGTCTTGAGGTGATCTTCCGCCAGGCTCCCAAGTACGGGTCCAACGCCCATTTCGGCTCAAGGCTGGCCTTCGCCCCGGACGGCAACCTCTTTATTACCTTGGGTGAGCGCTACAGCGCCAGGGACGACGCCCAGCGCCTGGACAACCACCATGGCAAGGTGGTGCGCATTGCCCCCGACGGCAGCGTTCCCAAAGACAACCCCTTTGTGGGCAAGGCTGGGGCTTTGCCGGAGATCTGGTCTTATGGCCACCGCAACATGCAGGGGGCGACCATCCACCCGCAAACCGGCGCCCTTTGGACCCACGAACACGGCCCCCAGGGAGGCGACGAGGTCAACCTGGACCAAGGGGGGAACAACTACGGCTGGCCTGTGGTGACCTTCGGTGAGGAATACGGCGGCGGCAAAATCGGCCAAGGCCAGCATCAGGACGGCATGACCGACCCCTTACATGTCTGGGTGCCGTCTATCGCCCCTTCCGGCATGGCGTTCTACACCGGCGACAAGTTCCCCCAATGGCGGGGTGACCTCTTTATCGGCTCCCTCAAGTTCATGCAACTGGTGCGCCTGGAGTTGGACGGCACCCAGGTGGTGGGAGAAGAGCGGATGCTGATGGTGCCCATAGGCCAGCG is part of the Gallaecimonas xiamenensis 3-C-1 genome and encodes:
- a CDS encoding LysR family transcriptional regulator ArgP, whose protein sequence is MQLDPKHLAALAAVVEQGSFEQAARWLSLTQGSISLRIRALEERLGGPVVVRSQPIRLTELGQVLYRHYQELQLLSAELAARLPQLNDERPRIRIALNADSLATWFLDAVAQVKDKLLVDLQVSDQDVTHEKLKDGEVLAAVSAFGQAVQGCNANFLGAMPYTAIASPDYASEYFPKGPTSDAFRQATAMVYGHHDRLLLQFLNPWQLKDGDFPVHTMPAAQSFVDAAIKGLAWTLVPVWQAQEALDSGKVVELTPKDRIKVRLYWHHRRLDAGPLQSLTEAVMAATLPLRK
- a CDS encoding DUF3103 family protein → MKKTVLFSLVAALCTAPALAANADRQLALDLAQSLPQWQPAKVSADYAVPLTSLVKNRHLDSLAAQAQSREQASLQRRGLQGEVDNLLQVRLAHPSMKAALDKGQQPLVAYVPDGDESQWSAVEAFAADGTSRMLDVHQLPDQPVFVLGQDGRKAQQAGLKLVRRALADAGLSAPVSTQATAPLSTTLIQSIRAKDDQEPWLLGNAEVFAVVAGIDPFADEPQVDIVDLPYLDDEDKTYYPNQILVYWDRYRWGAADVVFFEQDSDYNFQELAGLLVNVLGQALAAGGVPEALPFAQLGQQIIKAMPANWFTNDDDYMDAFYTLEQNQVYSNYPGASGNITLNLVPKTINPTQ
- a CDS encoding hydrolase produces the protein MISESHFSPALGLGNCHAQTVFPTLHRSKPWVATRCEWLATPDGDQLALCTPKPLVDDPHKPLVLVLHGLEGSVNSPYAQGLMDALLKKGYQVAVMHFRGCGGVPNKLPRAYHSGDSEDPRWLAGHLAQRYPRTPLMAVGYSLGGNVLLKWLGEDGQQGLLKAAVAVSAPMDLAACSQRIQSGLSRFYQRHLLQSLKGSLARKAVDPALASAMPDLNNPALFSNFHQFDNQVTAPLHGFNGVADYYSRASSKPLLRHIARPTLILHAKDDPFISTKAIPSEAELSAAVQLELSAQGGHVGFVAGSLWRPRYWLESRIPAFLDQHR
- a CDS encoding PQQ-dependent sugar dehydrogenase, with product MKALFWAWLALLPGLAQAITTEQAEVEVQTLVEGLDHPWGLAFMPDGRMLVTERSGQLRLVDKDGKLSDPIKGLPRIAVAGQGGLLDVAWYQGQVYFSYAEPGPRAGTNSTAVARARLEGDRLTGLEVIFRQAPKYGSNAHFGSRLAFAPDGNLFITLGERYSARDDAQRLDNHHGKVVRIAPDGSVPKDNPFVGKAGALPEIWSYGHRNMQGATIHPQTGALWTHEHGPQGGDEVNLDQGGNNYGWPVVTFGEEYGGGKIGQGQHQDGMTDPLHVWVPSIAPSGMAFYTGDKFPQWRGDLFIGSLKFMQLVRLELDGTQVVGEERMLMVPIGQRIRDVVQGPDGYLYLVTDHSNGRILRIKPANEA